A window of Mycolicibacterium madagascariense genomic DNA:
CGTCGGCCAAGCAGGCGGCCGCGCCGTCGGGACCGCCGCCCCTGGTGGGCGCGAACGCCCTCGACGCCGCACTCCTGACCCCTGGCGACGTGAACACGATCATGGGCACCACCGGGATGGTCGCCCATCCTCGCGTCGACTCCATGAGCGATCACCGCAACCTGCTGCCCAACCTCAACTGTCTCGGCATCTGGCAGGTGGACGAGGCCGGGGTCTACGGCAAGGACGGCTGGATCGCGCTGCGCCAGGAACTGCTGCGCGCGCCCGACTCCGACGCCTGGCGCACGCTCGTGGTGCAGTCGGTCGTCAACTATCCCTCGACGGACGCCGCGCGCGAGTTCTTCGACCAGTCCGCGGATCGCTGGTCGAAGTGCACCAACCACAACGTCAACATCACGCTCAACGACAGGCCGCTGCCCAAGTGGCGCAGTGGCGAGCTGACGAAGAGCGACACCCAGCTGTCGATACCGTTCACCCGTGGCAACCCCGGCGGAGTGGACTCCTGCCAGCGCGCGCTCGGGGTGCAGGACAACGTCGTCATCGACGTGCAGGCCTGCACGCGGGATGGGTCCATCGGGACGCAGGCGGCCACGGTCGCCAACCGCATCGCGGCCGGGCTGCCACACTGATCAGCCTGCGATGATGCGCTGAATCTGTACGTTGTATAAGATTCTTAAGAGCCGCTCAGCCGCTGCGGGATCTCACCCGTCCAGCGCGCGCGGCGACCCGAATGGCAGGTCCAGCAAGTGGCCGAACACTCATGTAGTGAAGTGAGGTTCTCGCATGCGCACACCCGACGCATCCCACCTGGCCGGCCTACGGACCGGCAACGGCTTTCCCAACGTCGTCGTCACCGGCATCGCCATGACGACGTCACTGGCGACGAGCGCCGAAGACACCTGGAAGGCCCTGCTCGACGGGCAGAGCGGCATCCGCACGCTCGACGATCCCTTCGTCGAGCAGTACAAGCTTCCGGTGCGCATCGGCGGACACCTGCTGGAGGACTTCGACGAGGCGCTGACCCGGGTCGAGAACCGTCGCCTTGGCTACGTCCAGAAGATGGCCACGGTGCTGGGCAGGCGGGTGTGGGAGAACGCCGGCAACCCCGAGGTCGACACCAACCGGCTGACGGTGTCGATCGGCACCGGCCTGGGGGCGACCGAGCAGCTCGTCTTCGCCTATGACGGCATGCGCGAGCGCGGCATCACCGCGGTGTCACCGCTGGCCGTGCAGATGTACATGCCGAACGGGCCGGCAGCGGCCGTCGGTCTGGAGCGACGTGCCAAGGGCGGGGTCATCACCCCGGTGTCGGCGTGTGCGTCGGGTTCGGAGGGCATCGCGCAGGCGTGGCGCCAGATCGTCCTCGGCGAAGCCGACATCGCGATCTGCGGTGGTGTCGAGAACAGGATCGAGGCGGTGCCGATCGCGGCGTTCGCCCAGATGCGCATCGTGATGTCGACGACGAACGACGATCCCGCGGGCGCGTGTCGGCCGTTCGACCGCGACCGCAACGGCTTCGTGTTCGGCGAGGGCGGCGCCCTCATGGTCATCGAGACCGAGGAGCACGCCAAGGCCCGCGGCGCCCACATCCTGGGTCGCCTCATGGGCGCCAGCATCACCTCCGACGGCTACCACATCGTCGCTCCCGACCCGAATGGCGAACGCGCCGCGCACGCCATGACCCGCGCCATCGAACTGGCGGGACTGACCCCCGGCGACATCGACCACGTCAATGCCCACGCCACCGCCACCAAGGTCGGCGACGTGGCGGAGGGGCACGCGATCAACCGCGCCGTCGGCAACTCCGCGGCGGTCTATGCGCCCAAGTCGGCGCTGGGCCACTCGGTCGGGTCCTCCGGCGCGGTGGAGTCGATCATCACGCTGCTCTCGCTGCGCGACGGCATCATCCCACCCACGCTCAACCTGAAGAACCTCGATCCCGAGGTGGACCTGGACGTGGTCGCCGGCGAGCCGCGGACCGGAGACTTCGAGTACGCGATCAGCAACTCGTTCGGCTTCGGCGGCCACAACGTGGCGCTAGCCTTCGGAAGGTACTGACCGACAACCCGATTCGGGTCACCAACCGCGCGGTGGCACCGCACACCGACGATGGAGGCGACCCATGACGGACGACCACCCCACCAGCCACGCTCAGCTGTTCGACCTGACGGGGAAGTACGCGCTCGTCACCGGCGGCACCAGGGGCATCGGCATGATGATGGCGCGCGGGCTGCTGCAGGCCGGTGCCCGCGTCGTCATCAGCTCGCGCAAGGCCGATGCCTGTGCCGCCGCGCAGGAGCAGCTCGCGCCGTTCGGTGACGTCCGCGCGATCCCCGCCGACCTGTCGACGCACGACGAGTGCCGACGGCTCGCCGACCTCGTCACCGCCGACTCCGACGGCCTGCACATCCTGGTGAACAACGCGGGCGCCACCTGGGGCGAGCCGCTCGAGACGTTCCCGGATTCCGCGTGGGACAAGGTGATCGACCTGAACCTGAAGTCCCCGTTCTGGCTCGTGCAGGCGCTGCTGCCTGCGCTGCGCGCCGCGGGCACGGCCGACGACCCCGCCCGCGTCATCAACGTCGGCAGCATCGACGGCATCCACGTCAGCAAGCTGCCGGTGTACTCCTATGCCAGTAGCAAGGCGGGGCTGCACCAGCTGACCCGCATGCTCGCCCGCGAGCTGGGGCCGCAGCACGTCACGGTGAATGTCGTTGCGCCAGGCCCCTTTCCGTCCAAGATGATGGCGGCGACACTTGAGACGTTCGGCGATGCGATCGCCGCGTCGGCGCCGCTGCGCCGGATCGGCCGCGACGACGACATGGCCGGCATCGCGGTGTTCCTGGCGAGCCGCGCCGGCGCCTATCTCACCGGAACGGTCATCCCCGTCGACGGTGGCATCGCGACGACGGCGTCCGGCTAGCCACCCGCGCCATGGTCACCAGCGAACGGCGCGACGGCGTCGACCTGACGAACCTCGACGAGCCGCTGACCGAGGACGCGGGCGCGACCAAGCGCGATCTGGTGGACTATCTGGACGCCGTCGGCGATCGGCTGCTGCCGTGTCTGACCGGTCGTCCGCTGACCGTGCTGCGGGTGTTGCGCGGACGCGCACCCTTCATGCAGAAGAACGTGCCCAAGTACGCGCCCGACTGGCTGCGGACGGCGACCATCTGGGCCGAGGCGTCGCACCGCGAGGTGCACTACGCCCTGTGCGACGACCGCAGGACGCTGCTGTGGCTGGCCAATCAGCGGGCCGTCGAATACCACCCGACGCTCGGCCGCGCCGACGACGTCTACCGCCCGACGCACCTGATCCTCGACCTCGACCCGCCGGGCGACGACGACTTCGCGGCGGTGGTCGCGGTCGCCCACCTGGTGCGGCGGGCACTGTCCGACAGCGGGCTCGCCGGTGCCGTGAAGACCAGTGGTGCCAAGGGAATTCACGTCTTCGTCCCGATCGACGACGGGGCGCCGGTCGAGGACGTCGCCGCCGCCACCCGAGCGCTGGCGGCCCGCGCGGAGGCGCTCGACCCCGACCTCGCCACCACCGAGTTCATCGTCGAGGACCGCGGCGGCAAGGTGTTCGTGGACTCCACGCGCGCCGGTGGCGCGACCGTCGCGGCGGCCTACAGCCCGCGGCTGCGGCCCGGTCTGCCGGTGTCGTTCCCGCTGGAGTGGTCCGACCTCGACCGCGTCGACCCGCGCGACTTCACCGTGCACACCGCGCTGGACGCCCTCTCCGGCCGCGACCCCTGGGCCGCCACGATGCCGACGCCGCAGTCACTGCCCCGCGACCTCGTCGCCCAGGGGCACACCATCCCGGTCGCCCGCGTGGCCGCGATGCACGAGGGCAAGCGGCGCGCGCGGGCGAGACGCGATCAGTCGGCGACGTAGTACAGCCGCTTGTTGACGAACTCGTCCATCCCCAGCGGACCGAGTTCGCGTCCGAAGCCGCTGCGCTTGACGCCGCCGAAGGGCACCTCCTGGCCCTCGTTGGCCGGGGTGTTGACGTTGGACATGCCCGACTCGAGGCGCCGCGCGATCTTTTCCGCCCGCTGGGTGTCGGTGCTGAACACCGCGCCGCCGAGACCGTAGTCGGAGTCGTTGGCGAGGGTGAGTGCCTCGTCGTCGCTGCCGACCGAGTAGACCACCGCGACGGGGCCGAACAGTTCCTCGCGGTAGGCCCGCATCTCGGGGGTGACACCGGTCAGCACCGCGGGCGAGTAGTAGGCCGCGGGCCCGTCGACGAGCTCGCCGCCGGCGTGCAGCGTCGCGCCCTTGGAGACGGCGTCCTGCACCTGCTCGTGCAGCGTCTCCGCGGCCCGGCGCGACGACAGCGGCGCGAAGGTCCCCTCGGCGGCCTCCGCCGGATCGCCCGCCTTCAGGTTCTTGGCCCGCTCGACGAGCCGCTCGACGAAACCGTCGAAGATGTCGCTGCTGACGATCATCCGCTTGTTCGAGTTGCAGGCCTGGCCGGTGTTGCCAATCCTGGTGTCCCAGGCCAAGTCTGCCGAGGCCTTCACGTCGTCGCTGTCGAGTACGACGTAGGCGTCGGACCCGCCGAGCTCCAGCACGCACTTCTTGAGGTTGCGCCCCGCGATCGACGCCACGACCGATCCGGCCCGCTCGGAACCGGTCAGCGAGACGCCGACGATGCGGCGGTCACCGATGATGCCCTCGATCTGCTCGTAGGACGCGAACAGGTTCTGGTAGACGCCCCGCGGGACGCCCGCCTCGTCCATCAGCTCCTGGACGGCGAGCGCCGACTTCGGCACCGACTCGGCGTGCTTGAGCACGATGGTGTTGCCCAGCACCAGGTTTGGCGCCGCGAACCGCGCGATCTGGTAGAAGGGGTAGTTCCACGGCATGATGCCCAGCAGCGGCCCGATCGGTAGCTTCTGCACGAACGCCTTGCCCGGGGAGAACGTCTTGATCTCCTGATCGGCGGCCAGACCGGGGCCCTCGGTGGCGAAGTAGTCGAAGATGTCGCCGCAGAAGTCTGCCTCGTCGACGGCTTCGGGCAGCGGCTTGCCCATCTCTTCGGTCGCGATCGCACCCAGTCGTGAGGAGTGCTCCTTGAACAGCTCGCCCACGCGCTTGACGATCTTGGCCCGCTCGGTGATCGGCAGGTCCCGCCACGAGCGGTACGCCTCGTCGGACGAGGCGAGGATGGCTTCGACCTCCGCGTCGGTGGCGAAGTCGAACGACTCCCCCGGCTCACCGGTGGCGGGGTTGACCACCTGATACCTGGGCTGGGTCGAAACGGTCGCGGTCATGTGGGACCTTCCTGTGGCGGGTGTACGTCCCCAATCTAGTCATCCCGCAATGCGGTGGCAGCGCTTTGTCGTGTCGATCCGGCTCGGGCCGACGACGGCGAACTACGCTCGGCCGATGACGGGTCGGCAGCCGTGACGTCGAGCGCACCCGCACTCGACCTGCTGGTCCGGGTGGGGCTGGCCCTGCTGCTGGGCGTGCTGATCGGCGTCGAACGCCAGTGGCGAGCGCGCATGGCGGGCCTGCAGACCATGGCACTGGTCAGCATGGGCGCCGCACTGTTCCTCATCCTCGGCGCCTACTCGTTCCACGGCGACGGCGATCCCACCCGGGTCGCGGCCCAAATCGTCTCCGGCATCGGCTTTCTCGGCGCGGGCGTCATCATGAAGCAGGGCTCCTCGGTGACGGGCCTGAACACCGCCGCGACGCTGTGGGCCGCCGCGGCCGTGGGCGCACTCGCCGGAGCCTGGATGTGGCGGGAAGCCGTCACCGGGGCGATCGTCATCGTCACCGCCAACGGCCTGCTGTTCCCCCTGGCCTCGCGGATGGATCGCGCCCGGCTGTGGGGTGGGCGCGAGACCCATGCCGCCGACTACCTCGTCGAACTGCGCTGCGCCGACGACGCGGAGGCCCGTGTCCGAGCCGCCATTACCGGCGTGGTCAAAACCGCGGGCCTGCAACTGAATTCGCTGCGCTCGGAGACCACCAACGGGCTCGGCGAGGTGGTGGTGCGCGCCGAACTGTCGGCCGTCACCCGCGATGACGCCGCGCTCGAGGACGCGTTTCAGCCCGTGAACGCCGAACCCGGGGTCACGTCGTTCCTCTGGTCGGCCGAGGCGCCCCGGTCCGGCCGCTGAGCCCGGGCCGACCACGCGAACGCGAGGCAGGCCGTGGTGATCGACGTGCCCATCACGATGGCCAGCGGTACGGCGGTGTGTTCACCGCCGATGCCGACGAGCGGTGACACCAGCGCGCCGAGCCCGAACTGCAGCGCGCCGAGCACCGCCGAGGCCGATCCGGCGCCGTGGCTGACGGCGCCCAGAGCGAGCGCGGTGACGTTGCCGAACACCAGGCCGAGGCTGGCGACCGCCACCCACAGCGGGATGGCGAGCAGCCAGGCGGGCGCACCGGTCGCCACGATGATCCCGATCGCGGTCGTGGCCGCCAGGCACAGCGCGAGCCCGGACGCCGCGAGCGTGCGGACCGGTCGGCGACCGGCGAGGCGGGCCGATACGGCACTCATCCCGACGAGCCCAAGGGCGTTGGCGGCGAACGCCACTCCGTACTGGACCTGGGTGCAGCCCATCATCACCTGGTAGACGAACGGCGACGCCGAGATGTAGGCCATCATCGTCGCGAAGGCGAAGGCGAACGCCAGTGCGCTGCCCGCGAAGCCTCGCGACGCGAGCGCGCGCAGCGTGGAGGGCGACGACCGGCGGGCGGTTCGGGCGGCGGCTCGGCGAGCCGCGGTGTGGGTCTCGCGGACCACCGTCACCACGCCCACGAACATCGCCGCGACCAGACCGAAGACCACCCACAGCACACCCCGCCAGCCGAGGGGGGCGACGAGGAGGCTGCCGAGTACCGGTGCGATGACGGGCGCCGCGCCTCCGACGATCATCATCAGGCTGAACGCCCGGGCGGCGGCGGCGCCGACCGCGAGGTCGGAGATGACCGCCCTGCCGATGACCATGCCCGCCGCGCCCGTGATGCCCTGCGCGAACCGGGCGGCGACGAGCACCTCGACCGTCGGCGCCAGCGCGGTGGCGGCACTGGCCGCCAGGCACAGCAGCGACCCGACGACCAGGGGCGGCAGCCGTCCGAACCGGTCGGACAGTGGGCCGAACACCAACTGCCCGAGGGCGATTCCCACCAGGAAGGCGGTCAGCGTCAGCTGGATCGAGGTCGCCGTGGCCCCGAGGTCGGTGGTCATGAGCGGAAACGCGGACAGGTAGAGGTCGGTGGCGAACGGGGCGACGGCCGACAGCAGCGCCAGGACGATCAGGAGCGGTCCGCGCACGGCGGACGTGCGCTGCGGCGGGTCGGCGAGACGCTCCATGGCCTCGGCATCGTCGTCGACGAAATTGCTGTGCGTATCCAACGTGAATCCTCAGTTAGCTATTTTTCGATAACTATATCTTCATAGCTAGCTGCGGTAAAGTCGAGGCCATGAACCGCTCCGCCGTCACCGAGACGGCACTGGCCGACTTCGCCGATGCGATCATGGGCGCCGCCCGCGTCATCCGTTCGTGGGACCAGGCCTCCGACACCGTCGTTCCGCTGTCGGTGACCGAGGCCGCCGTGCTCGAATACGTCGACCGCCATCCGGGCTGCCGGCCCAGCGACGTCGCCCACGACATGCGCATGCGCACCAGCAATTTCAGCGCCGCCCTGCGCGCGCTGGAGAAGCACGAATTCGTGGAGCGCCGCAGCGATCCCTCCGACGGACGCACCGTCAACCTCTACGTCACCGCGCTGGCCGCCCGCGACATCGCCGTCGTCCGCGGCCGGCGGGCCGCGCTGCTGGCCGACGCGCTCGGCCCCGACCCCGCGGGCCTCGACGCCGCCAGGGCGCTGCTCGACCGCCTCAGGCAGACCTAGCGACGCTCATCGCGCCATCGCGGCGACGATCTGGTCGTGGGTGAACGGCATGCTCCGCACCCGGACGCCGATCGCGTCGTGGATCGCGTTGGCGATGGCGCCTGCGGTCGGCCCCTGTGCGGTCTCGCGGACGCCGAGTGACGGGTGGCCGTCATGGGGCAGCAGTTCCACGTCGACGGCGGGCACCTCGGAGAAGCGCAGGATCGGATAGGTCTCCCACGTGTCGCTGACGACGTCGCGGTCGTCGAACCGGACGCGTTCCTTCAGCGCCCAGCTCGTCGCCTGGATGGCGCCGCCCTCGACCTGGTTCGCCGCGCCGTCGGGATTGATCACCAGCCCGGCGTCGACGGCGATGGTCAACCGGCGGACCCGCACCCGGGTGGTCGCCTCCACCTCGGCGACCACGGCGCAGTAGGCGCTGCTGTTCTTGTAGCGGGCGTAGCCGAATCCGCGCCCGACCGCATCCCCGGTCAGCGGTGTGCCCCATCCGGAGCGAGCTGCCGCAGCCTCGACCACCGCGCGCCCCCGCTCGTCGTCCAGGTGGGCGAGACGATATTCGACGGGGTCGCGGCCCGCCGCCACGGCGAGCTCGTCCATGAAGGACTCGATCGCGAAGACGTTGACGAACGCACCGAGCGAGCGCAGCGCCGAGGTCCGCAGCGGCATGACCGTTAGCCGGTGGTTCACGACGCGGAAGCAGGGAAATGCGTACCCGGGCACCAGATTTCGGCTCGCACCGCCGCCGTGGGCCAGCGGCGGTTCGCCTGCCGCGGCGATCGGCTCGCCACCCTCGCGGTGACTGGCCGCGAGCAGGCCGACGGTCGCGACGAAGCCGGGTCGCGTGACGTGCCCGTTGCCCCAGACGTCGTGGCGCCACGACGTCACCGCGCCGTCGTCGTCGACCTCCGCGGCGATCCTGACCGCGGCGGCGGGACCGAAGGGCGCCCAGCCGAGTTCGTCGGGCCGCGACCACACCACCTGTACCGGGCGTCCGGGGACCGCCTGCGCCAGCAGTGCCGCATCGAGGGCGACGTCGTCGGCGCCGTTGTGGCCGTAGCAGCCCGCCCCCTCGACGTGCTGAACCGAGATGCTGGCCTCGTCGATCCCCAACGCCCGCGCCAACTCTCGGCGCAGCACGTATACGCCCTGACTCTGGGTCCACACGTGCAGGCGCGAGGCGCCGTCGGCAACATCATTCACCGCGGTCGCGCTGGACGGTCCCAGTGACGCGTGCGCCAGATAGGGCCGGTCGTAGCGCGCTTCGTGAAAACCCTTGCCGGAGGCAGGGTCTGGATCGTCTGAACCGGTCTCGGCGACGACGGTGGTCTCGGCGGGCGCCGTGGTCAGGAAGTCGACGAGGCGCGTCTCGTCGGGCAGCGACGCCTGCTCGCGCCACCGCGCACCGGCGCGCAACCGCTCCACCGCGACCAGCACCACCTCCTCGCGGTCGGCCACGACGCCGAGGAAGTCGCCGTCGCGGACGACCGCCATCACGCCGGGAAGCGCGCGGGTCGGCGCCTCGTCCACCGACAGCAGCGTCGCCCCGCGCGACGGGGGCCGCACCACGCGGCCGTACGCCATGCCGGGCAGGGCGAGGTCGTGCACGAAACGCGCTCGCGGAGCGAGCTTGTCGGGCAGGTCGACGCGCGGAGCGTCGGTGCCGACGATCCGGTAGGACGACACCGGCTTCGTCGGGGCGAGCCCGGTCACGGGCCGGTCGAGGAGACCGTCCCCGGCGAGCTCGGGATAGGTCAGTCGGCGGCCGTCCGGCGCCGACACCGCGCCGTCGGCGGCCACGAGCAGGTCTCCGGGCAGGCCCCACCGGTGCGCGGCCGCCTCGATCAGCAGCGCGCGGGCCTCGGCGGCCGCCATCCGGACGGCGGCCCCGGAGTGCTGGATCGACAGGCTGCCCGCGGTGTACCCCTCGTCGGGGCTCGAGCCGGTCGACGTGGCCACCGCGCGCATCCGGTCGAGACCGACGTCGAGCTCCTCGGCGGCGATCTGGATCAGCGCCGTCGACACACCCTGTCCGAGTTCGACCTTGCCAGAACGCAATTCGATCGAGCCATCGGGCAGCACCGTCAGCCAGTCGCTCACCCGGGGATTGGCCAGAATGGAGGGCGGCAGGTCCCTGCCGAGCTCGAGGGTCATCGTCGGCCACCCGCCCGCAGCGCCGCGGCGGCCGACAGCACCGCCCGCACGATCCGGTTGTGCGCACCGCACCGGCACAGGTTGTCGTCGAGCGCCTCGCGCACCTCGTCGTCCGTCGGGTCGGGGTTGCGGTCCAGCAGCGCCGCGGCCGAGACGACGATCCCGGACGTGCAGTACCCGCACTGCGCGGCCTGGCCCGCCACGATGGCCTGCGCGACGGGATGCGGCCGCCCCGGGGGACTCAGCCCCTCGACCGTGACGACCTTGCGCTCCCCCACCGCGCCGACCGGGGTGTCGCAGGAGTAGGTCGGGCGCCCGTCGATGAGCACCAGGCACGATCCGCACAGCGCCAGCCCGCAACCGAACCGCGTGCCGGTCAGGCCGAGATGGTTGCGCAGCACGTACAGCAGGTCGGTGTCCGGCTCGGTGGTGACCACCGCGCGGTGGCCGTTCACCGAGATCGCCACCGGCGCCGGTTCGTCGCTCATCGGCGGTTCCTGGTCCTCGTGGGCGTGCGCACCGTTCCATCGTCCCCGCGTTCGCGTCGCTGGGCCACCGCCCGTCCGCCGACGAAGTCCAGGAACGCGGCGGCGCTCGGCGCCAGCGGCCGATCCGCCGCCCAGACCAGCCCGATGCGCCGCTCGGCGGCCGGGCGCAGCGCGATCTCGACGGCGTCTGGCGACGGCCCGGGATCGGCGGGGGGCACGACGGCCACGCCGAGGCCCGCGGCGACCAGCCCGCGCACCGTGTCGACCTCCTCGCCCTCGAACGCCAGGGCGGGCGTGAAGCCGGCCGCGCCGGCGAGCTCGTCGACGATTGCCCGCAACCCGTAGCCGGGCTTCATGCCGATGAACTGTTCGTCGGCCAGCTCGGCCATCCGGACGTAGGACCGTCCGGCCAGCGGGTGCTCGGCGGGGACCAGCACGACGAGGTGCTGGGTGTCCAGGACGAGCACGCCGAACTCGTCCGACGCCGGCAGGGGTGCGGTCATCGCCAGGTCGGCGCGGCCGTGCCGGACGTGGTCGAGCAGGTCTTCGTGGGCGCCCTGCACCAGCGTGAACCGCACCCGCGGATGCTTCCGACGGAACGCGCGCAGCTGGTCGGGCACGCGGCGCTCGCCCATGGTGTGCAGGAACGCCAGCACCACGCGGCCGCGTTCGGGGTCGGCCTCCTGCTCGGCCTGCCGCAGACCCGCGGACAGCTCGGCCATCGCCCGGCCCGCGGCGTCGGCGAGGCAGGCGCCGGCCGGGGTGAGCCGCACCCGGCGGCCATCGGGGACGAGCAGCGGGGTGCCCAGCGCCTCGGACAGGGCGGCCAGCCAGCGGCTCGCGGTCGGCTGCGGCACGCCCGCGGCCGCCGCGGCCCTGGTCAGGTTGCCGTCCGCGGCCAGCGCGGACAGCAGCGCAACCCGCGGCGCCAGCCGGGTCAACGGTGTCGGCTCGCCCACATCGGCCACCGCGCCCTCCCCTCTCGTCGCTGGTCGGACCACATCCATTCACCAACGAATCGATTTCTGATCCTAGCTGCATTGGACGCATCAATCGCGACGGTCCTAGCGTCGATCCGTGACCGTCATCGCCCACCCGGACGCCGCCCACCGCCGCGGCTCACCCGCGTTCCGCCGCATCACCGTCGCGCTGTTCTGCGCCGGGCTGTCCACGTTCACCGCCCTGTACGCCGTGCAGGCCGTCCTGCCGGCGCTCAGTACGTCGTTCGGCCTGTCCCCCACCGAGGCCAGCCTCGCGGTGTCCGTCGCGACCGGCGCGCTGGCGATCGGCGTGCTGCCGCTCACCGCGCTGTCCGACATCGTCGGGCGCACCACGGTCATGACCGTCTCGCTGTTCAGCAGCGCGGCCCTGTCGGTGCTGGTCGCGCTGAGCCCCAACTTCACGGTGCTGCTGGTGCTACGCGTCGCGGAAGGCGTGGCGCTGGCCGGCATTCAGGCCGTCGCGATGTCCTACCTGGCCGAGGAACTGCATCGCGAGTCGCTCGGCTCGGCGATGGGGCTCTACGTCGCGGGCACCGGACTGGGTGGCATGACGGGGCGGCTGGTGGGCGCCCTCGTCGACGACGTCGCGGGCTGGCGCTGGGCGCTGGGCACCACCGCGCTGATAACCCTTTTGTGCGCCATCGCCTTTCGCGTCACGATCGTGGCGTCGGCGCGCTTTCAGCCGCGGCCGCCGCGGGTCCGCGAACTCGCCGGCTCCATCGGCCGCGCCCTGACCGATCTCGGACTGCTCGGGCTGTTCGCGGCCGGCTTCCTGCTGATGAGCTGCTTCGTCACGGTCTACAACTTCCTCGGCTACCGGCTGCTCGGACCGGGCTTCGCGCTGTCGGGCACCGTGGTGGGCCTCGTCTTCGGGGTGTACCTCGCCGGCGTGATCTCCTCGGCGTTCATCGGCCGGATGGTCGACCGCTTCGGCCGGCCGTCCATGCTGATCGTCACGGCGGCGACCACCCTGGCGGGAATCCTGTTGTTGGGCATGGGAAGTCTGGCCGCGGTGATCGTCGGGCTGATCGTCACCACGGGCGGGTTCTTCGCCGCGCACTCGGTCGCCAGCAGCTGGGTCAGCGCCCGGTCCGCCGTGCTGCACGTGCAGGGCTCCTCGGTGTACGTGCTGTTCTACTACCTCGGTTCCAGCGTCGGCGGCACCGTGGGCGGACTGGTGTTCTCGGCGCACGGCTGGACGGGCGTCACCTACTACACGGCCGCCCTGGTGGCCACCGTCCTCGTCGTCGCCGTCCTGCTGCGCGGACTGCTCGGCCGACGAGCGACCGCGACCGCCTGACCCCGCCTGCCAGACTGGTCGCATGGTCGACACCCTCCACGACACCGATCGCCGCGGCTTCGCCAGCGACAACTACGCGGGCGTGCACCCGGAGGTGCTGCAGGCGCTCGCGGCGGCCAACGGCGGTCATCAAGCCGCCTATGGAGCGGACGCCTACACCGCGCGGCTGCGGGAGTTCGTCGTCGCCGAATTCGGTGCTGCCGCAGAGGTGTATCCCGTCTTCAACGGCACCGGCGCCAACGTCGTCGCCCTCACCGCGGCGCTGCCCCGCTGGGGTGCGGTGATCACGACGGCGACGGCGCACGTCCACAACGACGAGGGCGGTGCCCCCGAGCGGGTCAGCGGACTCAAGCTGCTCGTGGTGGCGAGCCCCGACGGCAAGCTCACCCCAGAGCTGATCGCGACGCAAGCATGGGGCTGGGGCGACGAGCACCGCGCGCAGCCGCTGGCGGTCAGCATCACTCAGAGCACCGAACTGGGCACGCTGTACACCCCCGCCGAGGTGCGCGCGATCGCCGACTTCGCGCACGACCGCGGGATGGCGGTGCACATGGACGGTGCCCGCATCTGGAATGCCGCAGCCGCCCTTGGCGTCTCGCTGGGCGAGTTCACCTCGGCGGCGGGCGTCGACGTCCTCACCCTCGGCGGCACGAAGAACGGACTGCTCGGCGCGGAGGCCATCGTCGTGATCGATCCCCAGCGCGTGACCGGGCTGCACTACCTGCGCAAGCTCAGCATGCAGCTCGCCAGCAAGATGCGGTTCCTCAGCGCCCAGCTGGTGACCCTCTTCGAGGACGACCTCGGCCTGCGCTCGGCCGCCACCGCGAACGCCATGGCCACCCGTCTGCGGCGCGCGCTCGACGACGGTGTCGCGACGGGCGACATCGCCCACCTGTCGTTCAGCCAGCCGACGCAGGCCAACGCCGTCTTCGCGACGCTGCCCAACGCGGCCGCCGACCGCATCAGGGAGCGGGTGCGGTTCTACGACTGGGACCG
This region includes:
- a CDS encoding multidrug effflux MFS transporter, yielding MDTHSNFVDDDAEAMERLADPPQRTSAVRGPLLIVLALLSAVAPFATDLYLSAFPLMTTDLGATATSIQLTLTAFLVGIALGQLVFGPLSDRFGRLPPLVVGSLLCLAASAATALAPTVEVLVAARFAQGITGAAGMVIGRAVISDLAVGAAAARAFSLMMIVGGAAPVIAPVLGSLLVAPLGWRGVLWVVFGLVAAMFVGVVTVVRETHTAARRAAARTARRSSPSTLRALASRGFAGSALAFAFAFATMMAYISASPFVYQVMMGCTQVQYGVAFAANALGLVGMSAVSARLAGRRPVRTLAASGLALCLAATTAIGIIVATGAPAWLLAIPLWVAVASLGLVFGNVTALALGAVSHGAGSASAVLGALQFGLGALVSPLVGIGGEHTAVPLAIVMGTSITTACLAFAWSARAQRPDRGASADQRNDVTPGSAFTG
- a CDS encoding MarR family winged helix-turn-helix transcriptional regulator; the encoded protein is MNRSAVTETALADFADAIMGAARVIRSWDQASDTVVPLSVTEAAVLEYVDRHPGCRPSDVAHDMRMRTSNFSAALRALEKHEFVERRSDPSDGRTVNLYVTALAARDIAVVRGRRAALLADALGPDPAGLDAARALLDRLRQT
- a CDS encoding xanthine dehydrogenase family protein molybdopterin-binding subunit — protein: MTLELGRDLPPSILANPRVSDWLTVLPDGSIELRSGKVELGQGVSTALIQIAAEELDVGLDRMRAVATSTGSSPDEGYTAGSLSIQHSGAAVRMAAAEARALLIEAAAHRWGLPGDLLVAADGAVSAPDGRRLTYPELAGDGLLDRPVTGLAPTKPVSSYRIVGTDAPRVDLPDKLAPRARFVHDLALPGMAYGRVVRPPSRGATLLSVDEAPTRALPGVMAVVRDGDFLGVVADREEVVLVAVERLRAGARWREQASLPDETRLVDFLTTAPAETTVVAETGSDDPDPASGKGFHEARYDRPYLAHASLGPSSATAVNDVADGASRLHVWTQSQGVYVLRRELARALGIDEASISVQHVEGAGCYGHNGADDVALDAALLAQAVPGRPVQVVWSRPDELGWAPFGPAAAVRIAAEVDDDGAVTSWRHDVWGNGHVTRPGFVATVGLLAASHREGGEPIAAAGEPPLAHGGGASRNLVPGYAFPCFRVVNHRLTVMPLRTSALRSLGAFVNVFAIESFMDELAVAAGRDPVEYRLAHLDDERGRAVVEAAAARSGWGTPLTGDAVGRGFGYARYKNSSAYCAVVAEVEATTRVRVRRLTIAVDAGLVINPDGAANQVEGGAIQATSWALKERVRFDDRDVVSDTWETYPILRFSEVPAVDVELLPHDGHPSLGVRETAQGPTAGAIANAIHDAIGVRVRSMPFTHDQIVAAMAR
- a CDS encoding (2Fe-2S)-binding protein produces the protein MSDEPAPVAISVNGHRAVVTTEPDTDLLYVLRNHLGLTGTRFGCGLALCGSCLVLIDGRPTYSCDTPVGAVGERKVVTVEGLSPPGRPHPVAQAIVAGQAAQCGYCTSGIVVSAAALLDRNPDPTDDEVREALDDNLCRCGAHNRIVRAVLSAAAALRAGGRR
- a CDS encoding LysR family transcriptional regulator, coding for MADVGEPTPLTRLAPRVALLSALAADGNLTRAAAAAGVPQPTASRWLAALSEALGTPLLVPDGRRVRLTPAGACLADAAGRAMAELSAGLRQAEQEADPERGRVVLAFLHTMGERRVPDQLRAFRRKHPRVRFTLVQGAHEDLLDHVRHGRADLAMTAPLPASDEFGVLVLDTQHLVVLVPAEHPLAGRSYVRMAELADEQFIGMKPGYGLRAIVDELAGAAGFTPALAFEGEEVDTVRGLVAAGLGVAVVPPADPGPSPDAVEIALRPAAERRIGLVWAADRPLAPSAAAFLDFVGGRAVAQRRERGDDGTVRTPTRTRNRR